One window of the Hemitrygon akajei chromosome 5, sHemAka1.3, whole genome shotgun sequence genome contains the following:
- the LOC140727625 gene encoding NXPE family member 3-like produces MGKGAQQPSNMNDQWKIKVPLYFNSKQLLYMFLVSLTLLVVIINFQLIKSDIHSLSQSDSQWSRYPPLKNYSTIQQDMEVLKPDWTHKLLQYGYQSHSFTPEERSEGAAVLKMIEWPKPSNSSVPFRKSSNPSLTRFVILNSGKTFYVGDQLQVMVRMYDFEGNPKQYGGDYLQARIHTPELKAGSAGTVIDHQNGTYHINFTLFWPGKVHVSVSLVHPSEGMQVLWRLREEQPFRVFLKSTFKYGAISETTICNAFLPQTKPLCNFTDLRTGEPWFCYKPKKLLCSSRVNYDRAGYVKLNLKGEDIKFFQSKVNLKKPLLPSTRDYETVKPSPQAPAVPGECVRGKPMISPSGFYYKNQWMSSSCKIHRFDTAVNITDCLRGKKMYLIGDSTMHQWFTYLIRSLPGLKVFDLGSSGNAGPLLAVDKEHNIMVEFRVHGPPIQFYNIWSQLLRYTSNKIDEVRGGKDTVIAITLCVHFASYPIEVYIRRLQYIRRSILQLLGRSPDTLVVIKTANVRALTPSLSLRQSDWFSYQLDSVLRRIFAGMNVAFVDAWEMTIAHYLPHNIHPPQIIIKNEMDVLLSYVCPSEKG; encoded by the exons ATGGGCAAGGGAGCACAGCAACCTTCCAATATGAATGACCAATGGAAAATCAAAGTGCCTCTTTACTTCAATTCCAAGCAGCTCCTTTACATGTTTCTGGTATCGCTGACACTGCTTGTGGTAATTATAAACTTTCAGCTCATCAAG tcagATATACATTCACTTTCTCAATCAGACTCCCAATGGAGCAGGTATCCACCTCTAAAGAATTATTCCACAATACAGCAAGACATGGAAGTGCTGAAGCCTGATTGGACACACAAGCTGTTGCAGTACGGCTACCAGAGTCACAGCTTTACCCCTGAGGAAAGATCAGAAGGTGCAGCTGTATTGAAAATGATTGAGTGGCCAAAGCCTTCGAACTCCAGTGTACCTTTCCGGAAAAGCAGCAACCCATCACTTACACGTTTTGTTATTTTGAATTCTGGAAAGACTTTCTATGTTGGAGATCAGCTACAGGTGATGGTGCGTATGTACGATTTTGAAGGAAATCCGAAGCAATACGGGGGTGACTATCTCCAAGCCCGGATCCACACTCCAGAGTTGAAAGCCGGTTCAGCAGGAACGGTTATAGATCACCAAAATGGAACTTATCACATCAATTTTACTTTATTCTGGCCAGGAAAAGTCCACGTGTCTGTTTCACTGGTTCATCCTAGTGAAGGGATGCAGGTACTTTGGAGACTTCGTGAAGAACAGCCATTTAGAGTGTTTTTGAAAAGTACCTTCAAATATGGGGCTATTTCAGAGACTACAATATGCAATGCATTTTTACCTCAGACTAAACCACTTTGTAACTTTACTGACCTCAGGACTGGAGAGCCTTGGTTCTGTTACAAACCAAAAAAGCTTCTCTGCTCTTCTCGTGTCAACTATGACAGAGCAGGATATGTAAAACTGAATTTGAAGGGGGAAGATATTAAATTTTTCCAAAG TAAAGTCAATCTCAAGAAGCCTTTACTTCCCAGTACCAGAGATTATGAAACTGTAAAACCTTCACCTCAGGCAC CTGCAGTTCCTGGTGAATGTGTCCGGGGAAAACCAATGATATCACCATCTGGCTTTTATTACAAGAACCAGTGGATGTCATCAAGCTGTAAAATCCATCGTTTTGACACTGCTGTAAACATTACAGACTGTCTCCGAGGGAAGAAGATGTATCTGATTGGAGATTCCACAATGCACCAATGGTTTACGTACTTGATTCGATCTCTTCCAG GTCTGAAAGTATTTGACCTTGGCTCTTCTGGAAATGCTGGCCCTCTCCTTGCCGTAGACAAGGAGCACAACATCATGGTGGAATTTCGTGTCCATGGACCCCCAATCCAATTCTACAATATTTGGAGCCAGCTATTGCGGTACACTTCAAATAAAATAGATGAAGTTAGAGGAGGGAAAGATACAGTCATAGCAATTACCTTATGTGTCCATTTTGCCTCTTATCCAATAGAAGTGTACATTCGGAGGCTGCAGTACATCCGGAGGTCAATCCTACAGCTTTTGGGCAGGAGTCCGGATACATTAGTGGTAATAAAGACGGCTAATGTACGGGCCCTTACACCATCCCTCAGTCTACGCCAGAGTGATTGGTTTTCCTATCAGCTTGATTCAGTACTGAGGAGGATATTTGCAGGCATGAATGTAGCATTTGTAGATGCGTGGGAAATGACCATAGCCCACTACCTGCCCCATAACATACACCCTCCACAAATTATTATAAAGAATGAAATGGATGTACTTCTTTCATATGTGTGCCCTTCTGAAAAAGGTTGA